The Spirulina subsalsa PCC 9445 region CCAATTAAAGCCGGGACAGACGTTTTTAGTGGGCATTGTGACGGATAATAAGGATCCCCAAGGTTGGGGGCGGGTACGGGTCAAATTCCCCACGCTCACGCCGGAGGAGGATGGCAGTGCCCACGCCAGTAATTGGGCGCGGGTGGTGGCTTTGGGCGCGGGGGAGCAACGGGGATTTGACTGTTTGCCGGAGATTAATGATGAGGTGTTGGTGGGGTTTGAACATGGGGATATTCACCGTCCTTATGTGGTGGGGGGGGTGTGGAATGGGAAGGATAAACCCCCGGTGGCGGTGAATCAGAGTGTGGAGAATGGCAAGGTGCGGGTGCGGACGCTGAAGACGCGGACGGGGCATCAGTTGCAGTTTGTGGAGGAGGATAAGACGAGTAGTAAGCGGGGGATTGCTTTACAAACGGCGGGCAATCATGAGATTCAGTTGAAGGATAGTAATGGCGATCGCGCTATTGAGATTAAGACCAGTGGCGGCCATAAAATTATTTTGGATGAAACCAACCACAGGATTCAGATTATCAGCCAAGGTGGACAGGAATGTACTCTCAATGATGGCGATCGCAGTATTACCCTAAAAGCCCTCGGAACCGTTACGATTCAAGGCGGGGCGGGTTTAAATTTAAATGCCGCAGGGGGGATAACCTTGAAAGCAGGAGGGGTGATTAGTGTCAGCGCAGGGGGAGCCACTACCATCACCTCTGGCGGTGCCACTACGATTACTTCGGGAGGTGCTAATACCCTCACCGGGACGGCCAATGTGATTATACCTCCTGCGGGTTAGGGTGTCGGGAGTTGGGAGAGGGGGAGCAGGAGAGATAAGGAATTAAGACTTATTATCTATCACCTATTCCCTATTCCCCAACCTTAACCAGTTAGGCTTTTGTCCAATTTGTGGAACGCTATATCTGGTACTTGACAAAATTCACACAGGCTTAACTTGTCAAAATTGCCTATTACCTCTCCCCCTCTCCCCTTGTTGGGTCTAGCATCTGGTGTTCTTCAGCAGATCCTAGACATCTTTGAATCAAGGATTGGAGTCTGACCAAAGGAGGATCATTGAAGTGGGAAGGCAACTTTTTTAGTGGGTTGATCGACTAAGAGTCTATCTAGTTTGGCGTTGGGTTTTGGGGGAGGTCATCGGATTTCCCCCTTTTTTTGTGTTTTGAACAAAAATAGTGATGCACTCCCCCACGCCGCGCAATCATAGAGAAAAGCCTTCTGCTAAGGTTGATGTCATGTTTTGTACTTTGATGGAAAATCGACCTGACAAAATCTACAATTCACTATAAATTATTCTGTTTGATTCCTTAAACTATCCGCCAACCTACTGAGTTTAAATAAATTCAAGAGAAAACATGATCGGGATCACAGACTGACTCATTTTCTTATGATATGATGAGAAATAGGGGCTATTTTTTATATGGCTATAAATACTGTAAATTATAGTTCGCATTTTAACAGGTATTGTTTACACTGGACGAAATTCCTTTAAACTAAATATAGCTACTCCTAATGAGACGTGAACTCTGAGTTATTGTCCTATCTGGATTGCAGACGAGCCTTTTTTACACGACTCAGGTAGGTTGGCTATATAAGGAGTTGGGGGAATTTCCTTCGGTTCAAACAATGGGAGATGAAGAACATTCATCAGGGAGAGGATGATGTTGCAGGCACAACGAACCTCCATTGAGCATTGTATCCAACGCTTGCAGGAGGGCTATGGCAGGAATTACGGTTCTCTCAAGGGCGAATATGCTGAGATTATTGGCGAAGCGGCGCATCTGGCTTTGAAGGCGATCGCACAAACCGATGCGGCCTATCATGATATAGAACACACCATTCTTGTGGCGTTAACGGGACAGGAGATTCTGCGGGGCAAACAGTTACAAGAGGGAGTGGTTTCCTGTGAGGACTGGCTTCACTGCATTCTATCGTTGTTATATCATGATATTGGCTATCTCAAAGGCATTTGTCATCAAGATCAACCGAGTCAAAGACGCTATACCACAGGCTATAATCGAGATTTTATTGTTCTTCCTCCCGATGCTACAGATGCCAGCTTAACCGCGTATCATGTGGATCGGGGCAAACGGTTTGTCGCTGAACAATTTGCGGCTCATCCTCAATTAGATATTGCCTTTATTCAGCACAATATTGAACTGACTCGCTTCCCTGTACCTCCCGATGAAGCCCACGAGGATACGATTCATTACCCCGGATTAATGCGAGCGGCTGATTTAATAGGTCAGTTAGCCGATCCCGGTTATTTAGCCAAACTTCCGGCTTTATTTGCCGAATTTACTGAGAATGGAACAAATAAAACCTTGGGCTATCAAACACCGGAAGATTTAAAAGCTGGATTTCCGCCTTTTTTCTGGAATGTGGTGCATCCCTATATTAAAAACAGTCTGTCTTATTTAAAGATGACCTCAAGTGGTCAACAAATTATTACTAACCTCTACGGTAATGTGTTTACCGTTGAACGAGAGGTGATGTACTCCCGACGCTAATTTTGTGCATATAGTGCGGTTTTCTCAAGATCGCTCTTGATGAATTTCCCACTTCATCGGTCTTCACCAGCAAGCCCTAGGCGAGGGCTTGCTGAATAAGTCGGAGCGTGGGGAGTCGGGAATGAGGAGTCGGAAATAATTAGGACTGAATTGAGACGAGCAACGACCCCAGAACAAGGCAAAATAGAAAGAGTAGATTCAGCCCATCGTCTGTCACCGAGCAGGATTATTCGTGAGGGAGTATTAACAGCTTGCAGACTACAGACACCCCCATCCATCATGTTTTTGTCTTTCTGGAAATTTTTGCCCAAGAAGGAGGAATTCAGTCTTATGTTAAAGATATTCTCGAAGCTTATCAAAATCTGACTGAGAAGCCAGATTGTCCTTATCAGGCTGATGTTTTGCTTCTGCGGGACTCGGCCGACAGTCAAAATCCCTTTTCTGGGGGGGATTTAACCTTTCACTATTTCCTCTCGGGTATGCCTTGGCTGGGGCGCTTACGTCTGGCAGCCGCGTTGCTGAAAACTTTACTCACCCAACGTCCTCACCATGTTTTCTGTGGTCATATTAATTTAGCGCCTCTGATTCATACTTTATGTAAACCTTTGGGGATTCCCTATACTGTCCTGACCTATGGGAAGGAAGTGTGGGAGGTGTTGCCGGAATCGAAACGCTACGCATTACAGGCGGCGCAAGGGATTTGGACAATTAGCCGCTATAGCCGCGATCGCCTTTGTAAAGCTAATCAAATCCCGGAAAATCAGGTGCAGTTTTTGCCCTGTATTGTGGATGAAACCCAATTTACCCCCGGAGAAAAACCCCCCAGCCTACTGGAAAAATACCACCTCACCGGATGCACTGTTTTAATGACCGTTGCCCGTTTGTGGTCGGGAGATCCCTATAAGGGGGTAGATGTCACGATTCGCGCCCTCCCAGCCATCCTCAAGGAGTTTCCAGAGGTGAAGTATCTCATCATTGGACGGGGGGATGATCAGCCCCGTCTGGCGCAACTGGCGCAGGATCTGGGCGTTGCAGAACGGGTGATTTTTGCGGGATTTGTGCCGACAGAAGATTTGAGCGCTCATTATCGGGTGGCGGATATTTATGTGATGCCTTCTCAAGAAGGTTTCGGAATTGTCTATTTAGAGGCGATGGTCAGCGGAATTCCGGTGATTTCCGGGGATAATGATGGTTCGGCGGATCCCCTACAAGATGGTCGGGTGGGGTGGCGTGTTCCTCATCGGGATGTGGACTCTGTGGCTCAAGCTTGTTTGGAGGTCTTGAGGAATCTTAATAATCCGGCTGAGTTGCGCTGTAAGGGTTCTTGGTTACGGGAACAGACTATTGCTAAGTTTAGTAAAGGGGCTTTGACCCAACAGTTAAAGGTGTTAATTGAACCATGAGCATTGCTACCTCAGAACCCCCAGCAACACAACCCACGAAAGGAGAACAACGGGTTGTTTTTCGCTACATTTCTTGGGATGCCTATGTGCAGTTATTAGAAGTGTTGCCCCCATCCCGGGGGGCGCGTTTGACTTACGATCAGGGAGTTCTAGAGATTACGATGCCTTTGGAAGATCATGAGTTTTTTCGCTGCCTGATTGAACGATTTATTATTGTTTTGGAGGTGGATTGCAGTCCAACGTTTCCCCAAGTGCCGAAGGAGTGGTTGTATGATTTTTTGGTGATGGCGAAGGAGGATGAGATTGGGGCAATGCGGGCGTTAAGAGAACGTTGGCGTGCCTGTTGTGGGGAAAATTGATTATCCCCATAAACGACGGCGGGATGTGCCTTTTAACCGTTGATGAC contains the following coding sequences:
- a CDS encoding Npun_R2479 family HD domain-containing metalloprotein yields the protein MLQAQRTSIEHCIQRLQEGYGRNYGSLKGEYAEIIGEAAHLALKAIAQTDAAYHDIEHTILVALTGQEILRGKQLQEGVVSCEDWLHCILSLLYHDIGYLKGICHQDQPSQRRYTTGYNRDFIVLPPDATDASLTAYHVDRGKRFVAEQFAAHPQLDIAFIQHNIELTRFPVPPDEAHEDTIHYPGLMRAADLIGQLADPGYLAKLPALFAEFTENGTNKTLGYQTPEDLKAGFPPFFWNVVHPYIKNSLSYLKMTSSGQQIITNLYGNVFTVEREVMYSRR
- a CDS encoding glycosyltransferase family 4 protein, with protein sequence MQTTDTPIHHVFVFLEIFAQEGGIQSYVKDILEAYQNLTEKPDCPYQADVLLLRDSADSQNPFSGGDLTFHYFLSGMPWLGRLRLAAALLKTLLTQRPHHVFCGHINLAPLIHTLCKPLGIPYTVLTYGKEVWEVLPESKRYALQAAQGIWTISRYSRDRLCKANQIPENQVQFLPCIVDETQFTPGEKPPSLLEKYHLTGCTVLMTVARLWSGDPYKGVDVTIRALPAILKEFPEVKYLIIGRGDDQPRLAQLAQDLGVAERVIFAGFVPTEDLSAHYRVADIYVMPSQEGFGIVYLEAMVSGIPVISGDNDGSADPLQDGRVGWRVPHRDVDSVAQACLEVLRNLNNPAELRCKGSWLREQTIAKFSKGALTQQLKVLIEP